Proteins encoded within one genomic window of Dyadobacter chenhuakuii:
- a CDS encoding sugar porter family MFS transporter, which translates to MISEETDTLPAKNRLPYIMLITSVAAFGGFLFGYDTAVIAGAIGYLQVKFNLSPLMVGWAASSAIWGCVLGAMSAGYLSDRYGRKAVLIATAVLFALPAYGSAVVNDLTSFIIMRLLGGIGVGAASMLCPMYISEIAPSRLRGRLVTLYQLAIVLGINIIYVINLKISQAGDQAWNIEYGWRYMLGSEVIPAVVFFILLFFVPESPRWLAAQAKDEAAKKILEKINGKAVAQQIFTEISKSLRDEKGRLSDLLDPKLRKPLLIGIVLALFSQITGINAVIYYAPEIFKSIGFGAESAFTQTIIIGVVNMLFTLVAIWLIDRAGRRSLLIWGVAGMIICLFATGICFYFHFDKGPWVLIFILGYIASFAVSLGPIPWVLMSEIFPTKIRGIAMSVATLILWMGVVAITQLTPYFLGTFGGAVTFWIFMLNAVIIWIFTIKKIPETKNRSLEEIERSW; encoded by the coding sequence ATGATAAGCGAAGAGACCGATACATTACCAGCTAAAAACCGGCTGCCCTACATCATGCTCATTACCAGCGTTGCTGCATTCGGAGGCTTTCTATTTGGCTACGATACAGCCGTGATCGCCGGGGCGATTGGTTACCTGCAAGTCAAATTCAATTTGTCTCCGCTGATGGTGGGCTGGGCTGCCAGCAGCGCCATATGGGGTTGTGTGCTGGGAGCCATGTCGGCGGGTTATCTCAGCGATCGCTACGGCCGCAAGGCCGTTCTGATCGCCACTGCGGTTCTTTTTGCGCTGCCCGCCTACGGCTCAGCGGTTGTTAATGATCTGACGAGCTTCATTATCATGCGGCTGCTTGGGGGCATTGGGGTAGGGGCGGCTTCCATGCTGTGCCCCATGTACATTTCTGAGATTGCCCCTTCGCGCCTGCGGGGCCGTCTGGTGACGCTCTATCAGCTTGCCATCGTGCTGGGAATTAACATTATATACGTCATTAATCTGAAAATAAGCCAGGCGGGTGACCAGGCCTGGAACATTGAATACGGCTGGCGGTATATGCTGGGCTCGGAGGTGATTCCGGCCGTAGTGTTCTTTATATTATTGTTCTTTGTGCCCGAAAGTCCACGGTGGCTGGCAGCACAAGCCAAAGATGAAGCCGCTAAGAAGATCCTCGAAAAGATCAACGGTAAAGCCGTTGCCCAGCAGATATTTACAGAGATCTCCAAAAGTCTGCGCGACGAAAAAGGCAGGCTAAGCGATTTATTGGACCCAAAGCTTCGTAAGCCACTTTTGATCGGTATTGTGCTGGCACTTTTTTCACAGATTACCGGCATCAATGCAGTCATTTATTATGCACCCGAAATATTCAAAAGCATTGGTTTTGGCGCCGAATCGGCTTTTACACAGACCATCATTATCGGCGTAGTCAACATGCTCTTTACGTTGGTGGCCATCTGGCTTATCGATCGGGCCGGCAGGCGAAGTCTTCTGATCTGGGGTGTGGCCGGCATGATCATCTGCCTTTTTGCCACAGGAATCTGCTTTTATTTTCATTTCGACAAAGGACCTTGGGTGCTTATATTTATCCTGGGCTACATTGCCAGTTTTGCCGTATCGCTGGGGCCCATTCCTTGGGTGCTGATGTCTGAGATATTCCCCACCAAGATCAGGGGGATTGCTATGTCGGTGGCTACATTGATATTATGGATGGGTGTTGTGGCCATCACGCAGCTTACGCCCTATTTTTTGGGAACATTCGGCGGGGCGGTTACATTCTGGATTTTCATGCTGAATGCAGTCATTATATGGATTTTTACAATTAAAAAAATCCCGGAAACCAAAAACAGGTCCCTGGAAGAAATTGAAAGAAGCTGGTAG
- a CDS encoding class I mannose-6-phosphate isomerase: MQSNYDKYPYVEISESSELCFAGWQHIFDEIMRLAELKGQSKTVICMDVYHGVDAAEMLDAIKAHLPAATVIQTNACLKDAAQIQQMVFPYVTDDAIFGRINNLQIHDFFDGPKLEKQKDQIRDLASGTVVVFGEGAALFADADILIYADLARWEIQKRMKRGQVGNFGVNNLDESFAAKYKQGYFLDWRVFDKHKLAFFDQIDFFMDANIAGQPKMLGAEIYRSGLDQTVGRPFRVVPFFDPGPWGGQWLKEVADLDRDEINYAWGFDCVPEENSLHFRIGEHIFELPSINLVLTRPQQLLGQAVYNEFGAEFPIRFDFLDTMQGGNLSLQVHPTRAYIQEHFGMSYTQDESYYFLEADQDACVYLGTRNKVDAAAMIADLEKAQKELTDFDAEKYVNKLPVKKHDHILIPAGTIHCSGKNAVVLEISATPYIFTFKLWDWGRLGMDGKPRPINIEHGKNVIDYSRDEDWVKQHLVNNITSISLNGHLKEESTGLHETQFIETRRHWFDSKVTHYTHGTLNVVNLVEGSQVLVESPDNLFEPYVIHYAETFIVPASVAVYTITPAGNAAGTKCATLKAYVRT; encoded by the coding sequence ATGCAATCGAATTACGATAAGTATCCATACGTTGAAATTAGTGAATCCTCGGAGCTGTGTTTTGCTGGCTGGCAGCATATTTTCGATGAAATAATGCGGCTCGCTGAGCTGAAAGGCCAAAGCAAAACCGTGATCTGCATGGACGTGTATCATGGCGTGGACGCAGCAGAAATGCTGGATGCCATAAAGGCGCATCTGCCAGCAGCCACAGTTATCCAAACAAATGCTTGCCTGAAAGATGCAGCTCAGATCCAGCAAATGGTGTTTCCGTATGTAACCGATGATGCTATTTTTGGCAGAATCAATAATCTTCAAATCCATGACTTTTTTGATGGGCCCAAGCTGGAAAAACAAAAAGACCAGATTCGAGATTTAGCCTCAGGCACAGTGGTGGTTTTCGGAGAAGGAGCGGCGCTGTTTGCTGACGCGGACATTTTAATTTATGCAGATTTGGCGCGCTGGGAAATCCAGAAGAGAATGAAGCGCGGACAGGTAGGCAATTTTGGAGTCAATAATCTTGATGAGAGCTTTGCAGCAAAATACAAACAGGGATATTTTCTGGACTGGCGGGTTTTTGACAAGCATAAGCTCGCTTTTTTCGATCAGATAGACTTTTTCATGGATGCCAACATTGCCGGCCAGCCCAAAATGCTGGGCGCTGAGATATACCGCAGCGGTTTGGATCAGACCGTCGGTCGTCCCTTCCGGGTTGTGCCTTTCTTTGATCCAGGCCCGTGGGGAGGACAATGGCTGAAAGAAGTCGCCGATCTGGACCGGGATGAAATTAACTATGCCTGGGGTTTTGACTGTGTTCCCGAAGAGAACAGTCTGCATTTTAGGATTGGTGAGCACATCTTCGAGCTTCCCTCGATCAACCTGGTTCTCACCCGGCCGCAGCAGCTGCTTGGGCAGGCAGTCTACAATGAGTTTGGTGCCGAATTTCCGATCCGCTTTGATTTTCTGGACACCATGCAGGGCGGTAATCTGAGCTTGCAGGTGCATCCCACGCGGGCATATATCCAGGAGCATTTCGGCATGAGCTATACCCAGGATGAGAGTTATTATTTCCTGGAAGCAGACCAGGATGCCTGCGTATATCTGGGAACACGTAATAAAGTAGATGCGGCGGCTATGATTGCCGACCTGGAAAAAGCCCAGAAAGAATTAACTGATTTTGATGCAGAGAAATATGTCAACAAACTGCCTGTAAAAAAGCACGACCACATTCTGATCCCTGCGGGAACGATCCACTGCTCTGGCAAAAATGCTGTGGTGCTGGAAATTTCAGCCACACCCTACATCTTTACTTTCAAATTGTGGGATTGGGGCCGCCTGGGCATGGATGGCAAGCCGCGGCCCATCAACATTGAGCACGGCAAAAATGTGATCGATTACAGCAGGGATGAGGATTGGGTAAAGCAGCATCTGGTGAATAACATTACCAGCATTTCGCTCAATGGTCATCTCAAAGAGGAGTCGACCGGCCTGCATGAAACGCAGTTCATTGAGACCCGCAGGCATTGGTTTGATTCGAAAGTAACGCACTATACCCACGGGACACTGAATGTGGTCAATCTGGTGGAAGGCAGCCAGGTGCTCGTGGAAAGTCCGGATAATCTGTTTGAGCCTTACGTGATCCATTATGCTGAAACCTTTATAGTGCCGGCTAGTGTGGCTGTTTACACCATTACGCCAGCAGGCAATGCGGCAGGGACAAAATGCGCCACGCTGAAAGCATACGTGAGAACTTAG
- a CDS encoding ROK family protein — MKDIFIGVDFGGTRIKLGIVFQGQIIADANIEAASELSFEQRLADIALEMKHLLSQGAYRLIGIGFAFPGIVNFYTGRILSKYVKYPGAENVDLQAWAKVNFGVPIAVENDARAALIGEWKHGAGMMSTDLVLVTLGTGVGTGALVNGAPLRGKNFIGGNLGGHSTINFEGSICNCGNVGCVESESSTWALTQIAKASAEFASSKLAELQIIDFKNLFELAAQGDALAITLQERCLKVWSLCVINLIHAYDPQKVIFGGGIIKSSHIILPYIKEMLDKHSWIGSGDVDLVVAARPEHAGILGVYELLKQKITDNAIELR; from the coding sequence ATGAAAGACATTTTTATAGGAGTTGATTTTGGCGGCACCCGCATCAAATTAGGGATTGTTTTTCAGGGGCAGATCATTGCCGACGCCAACATTGAAGCGGCCTCCGAGCTGAGCTTTGAGCAAAGGCTCGCCGATATTGCTTTGGAGATGAAGCATTTGCTATCGCAAGGCGCGTACAGGCTGATAGGGATCGGTTTTGCCTTTCCCGGCATTGTCAATTTTTATACAGGCAGGATTTTATCCAAATATGTAAAATATCCGGGCGCTGAAAATGTAGATCTGCAGGCGTGGGCAAAAGTGAATTTTGGCGTTCCCATAGCCGTTGAAAATGATGCCCGGGCCGCACTCATAGGGGAATGGAAACATGGCGCAGGCATGATGAGCACCGATCTGGTGCTGGTAACATTGGGAACCGGCGTAGGCACAGGCGCCCTGGTCAATGGCGCGCCGCTGCGGGGAAAGAACTTTATAGGCGGCAACCTGGGAGGGCATTCCACCATCAACTTTGAGGGAAGCATCTGCAACTGCGGCAATGTGGGCTGCGTGGAAAGTGAAAGCTCCACCTGGGCGCTGACCCAGATTGCAAAAGCATCTGCCGAATTTGCTTCAAGCAAACTGGCAGAGTTACAGATCATTGATTTTAAAAACTTGTTTGAGCTGGCAGCTCAGGGCGACGCGCTGGCCATAACATTGCAGGAGCGCTGCCTGAAAGTCTGGTCGTTATGCGTGATTAACCTGATCCATGCCTATGATCCCCAGAAAGTTATTTTTGGCGGAGGGATCATCAAAAGCAGTCACATTATTTTGCCCTATATCAAAGAAATGCTCGATAAGCACAGCTGGATCGGCTCTGGCGATGTGGATCTGGTTGTGGCTGCCCGTCCTGAACATGCGGGGATATTGGGTGTATATGAATTATTGAAACAAAAAATTACTGATAATGCAATCGAATTACGATAA
- a CDS encoding GntR family transcriptional regulator, whose product MKFSIDHKSPVPLHIQAENLLRTMINDPEHLNGKFLPNEVELAKQLAISRSTLRQALNKLVYEGLLIRKKGIGTKVAEPVISSKSKNWLSFTQEMNARGINVKNFELHVTWVTPDEKTANFFDIDPSKKILKLERLRGKIEGPFVYFISYFHPRVGLTGEEDFKRPLYDILEKDHLVVATLSKEEVGAIAADKFIAAKLEVEVGSPILFRKRFVFDQGDRPIEYNLGYYRADSFVYTVESVRE is encoded by the coding sequence ATGAAATTTAGCATAGATCATAAAAGCCCGGTTCCATTACATATTCAGGCAGAAAACCTGCTGCGGACGATGATCAATGATCCCGAGCATTTAAATGGTAAATTCCTTCCCAACGAGGTGGAGCTGGCCAAGCAGTTGGCTATATCCAGGTCTACGCTGCGTCAGGCGCTCAACAAATTGGTCTACGAGGGATTACTGATCAGAAAAAAAGGAATTGGCACCAAAGTAGCAGAGCCCGTAATAAGTTCAAAATCAAAGAACTGGCTGAGCTTTACCCAGGAAATGAATGCCAGGGGGATTAATGTCAAAAATTTTGAGCTGCATGTTACCTGGGTTACGCCTGATGAGAAAACCGCCAATTTTTTTGACATAGATCCCTCCAAAAAGATCCTGAAACTCGAACGGCTCAGAGGTAAAATTGAAGGGCCTTTTGTTTACTTCATTTCCTATTTCCATCCCCGGGTGGGCCTGACCGGGGAGGAAGATTTCAAGCGGCCGCTTTACGACATTTTAGAAAAAGACCATCTGGTTGTAGCCACGCTTTCCAAGGAAGAAGTTGGCGCCATTGCTGCCGATAAATTTATTGCCGCAAAGCTGGAAGTGGAGGTAGGAAGCCCGATTTTGTTCAGGAAACGTTTTGTCTTTGATCAGGGTGACAGGCCCATTGAATACAACCTGGGCTATTACCGCGCCGACAGTTTTGTCTACACCGTCGAAAGCGTACGGGAATAA